In the genome of Streptomyces sp. V2I9, one region contains:
- a CDS encoding GNAT family N-acetyltransferase, with amino-acid sequence MTAMNDLSTTVRSATAADLDKILAFWKVAAEGVSISDDDGGIARLVERDPEALILAERDGELVGTVIAGFDGWRCHLYRLAVHPGRRREGVAGALLAAAEERFTALGGRRADAMVLDRNALAHHAWRAAGYGPEPQWSRWVKPLAGP; translated from the coding sequence ATGACCGCCATGAACGATCTTTCGACAACCGTACGGTCCGCGACCGCCGCCGACCTGGACAAGATCCTCGCGTTCTGGAAGGTGGCCGCCGAAGGCGTCAGCATCAGCGACGACGACGGCGGGATCGCCCGCTTGGTGGAGCGGGACCCGGAGGCGTTGATCCTCGCCGAGCGGGACGGGGAGCTGGTCGGGACGGTGATCGCGGGCTTCGACGGCTGGCGGTGCCACCTCTACCGGCTCGCCGTCCATCCCGGCCGGCGGCGTGAGGGTGTGGCCGGCGCCCTCCTGGCGGCGGCGGAGGAGCGGTTCACCGCGCTGGGCGGGCGGCGCGCGGACGCCATGGTCCTCGACCGCAACGCCCTGGCCCACCACGCCTGGCGCGCGGCGGGCTACGGGCCCGAGCCGCAGTGGAGCCGCTGGGTGAAGCCTCTGGCGGGCCCGTGA
- a CDS encoding ROK family transcriptional regulator, with translation MGRLTGGDPSLLRRINSAVVLHALREAGAPTLTDLTRITGLSRPTVEGVIEGLFEAGLVVEAAADESEARRQGRPARRFRFRSEAGHLLGVEIGPHRVSALISGLDGRIVGAASRLVSETAGADDRLDQVRAVVADVLRRTGVARSSLRAVGVGSPGIVEADGTVRLGTALPDWTGLALGERLRRSFRCPVLVENDANAAAVAEHWKGAATGTDDVVFVLAGLSPGAGSLIGGRLHRGFGGAAGEIGALHLLGREVTPEHLLSTTDTPLHPLDEQAVAAVFAEAKQGDAGARAAVDRFLQRLVHDVAALVLALDPELVVVGGWAAGLDGVLEPLRRELARYCLRPPRVTLSLLGEAAVATGALRLALDHVEEELFAVEGAVTARR, from the coding sequence GTGGGTCGGCTGACCGGTGGGGACCCGTCCCTGTTGCGGCGGATCAATTCCGCGGTGGTGCTGCACGCTCTCCGGGAGGCCGGCGCGCCGACGCTGACGGACCTCACGCGGATCACCGGGCTGTCGCGGCCGACGGTCGAAGGGGTCATCGAGGGGTTGTTCGAAGCGGGTCTCGTGGTCGAGGCCGCGGCCGACGAGAGCGAGGCACGGCGTCAGGGACGCCCTGCCCGGAGGTTCCGCTTCCGGTCCGAGGCGGGGCATCTCCTCGGGGTGGAGATCGGCCCCCACCGGGTGTCGGCGCTCATCTCGGGGCTCGACGGGCGGATCGTCGGGGCCGCCTCCCGGCTGGTGTCGGAGACGGCGGGCGCGGACGACCGGCTCGACCAGGTACGGGCCGTCGTCGCGGACGTGCTGCGCCGCACCGGGGTGGCCCGGAGCAGTCTGCGCGCGGTCGGTGTCGGCAGCCCCGGCATCGTGGAGGCCGACGGCACCGTACGGCTGGGCACGGCGCTGCCGGACTGGACCGGCCTCGCGCTCGGGGAGCGGCTGCGCCGTTCGTTCCGCTGCCCCGTACTCGTGGAGAACGACGCCAACGCGGCCGCCGTGGCGGAGCACTGGAAGGGTGCGGCCACCGGGACCGACGACGTGGTCTTCGTGCTGGCGGGGCTGAGCCCCGGCGCGGGGTCCCTGATCGGCGGGCGGCTGCACCGGGGGTTCGGCGGGGCCGCCGGGGAGATCGGCGCTCTGCACCTGCTGGGCCGGGAGGTGACGCCGGAGCATCTGCTGTCGACGACGGACACACCGCTGCACCCGCTGGACGAGCAGGCCGTGGCCGCGGTGTTCGCCGAGGCCAAGCAGGGTGACGCGGGAGCCCGGGCGGCGGTCGACCGGTTCCTCCAGCGGCTGGTGCACGATGTGGCGGCGCTGGTGCTGGCGCTCGACCCGGAGCTGGTCGTGGTCGGCGGCTGGGCCGCCGGGCTGGACGGGGTGCTGGAGCCCCTCCGCAGGGAGCTGGCCCGCTACTGCCTGCGCCCGCCCCGCGTGACGCTGTCGCTGCTCGGGGAGGCCGCCGTGGCGACGGGTGCGCTGCGGCTCGCCCTCGACCACGTCGAGGAGGAACTGTTCGCCGTCGAGGGGGCCGTGACCGCCCGCCGTTGA
- the mug gene encoding G/U mismatch-specific DNA glycosylase, with amino-acid sequence MTPEELSAARGRIVPDVVAGGLRVLFCGINPSLTTAVTGHHFAHPGNRFWPVLHRSGFTPRQLRPSEQAELPGLGIGITNVVARATARADELDAEEFRQGGVALTAKVERLAPQWLAVVGITAYRAAFGEPRARIGPRDRTVGGARVWALPNPSGLNAHWTVAAMAEEYGRLRNAVLDDPAPAPSPAGPRTGDPDRTG; translated from the coding sequence ATGACGCCCGAAGAGCTGAGCGCCGCCCGCGGCCGCATCGTCCCCGATGTGGTCGCGGGCGGTCTGCGCGTGCTCTTCTGCGGCATCAACCCGAGCCTGACGACCGCCGTGACGGGCCATCACTTCGCCCACCCCGGAAACCGGTTCTGGCCGGTCCTGCACCGCTCGGGTTTCACGCCACGGCAGCTGCGGCCGTCGGAGCAGGCCGAGCTGCCCGGCCTCGGTATCGGCATCACCAACGTCGTGGCGCGGGCCACGGCCCGCGCCGACGAACTGGACGCGGAGGAGTTCCGCCAGGGTGGAGTCGCCCTGACGGCGAAGGTCGAACGGCTCGCGCCGCAGTGGCTCGCGGTGGTCGGCATCACCGCCTACCGCGCTGCGTTCGGAGAGCCACGGGCCCGGATCGGCCCCCGGGACCGCACGGTCGGCGGTGCCCGCGTGTGGGCGCTCCCCAACCCCAGCGGCCTCAACGCCCACTGGACGGTCGCGGCCATGGCCGAGGAGTACGGCCGCCTCCGGAACGCCGTACTCGACGACCCCGCGCCCGCCCCCTCCCCCGCCGGCCCGCGCACCGGCGACCCGGACCGCACCGGCTGA
- a CDS encoding antitoxin — protein sequence MPKTQLNVRVDEATAEAARQRALQRGVSVNRYIEELVKQDAGEVGHTFVEAAADFMKQYESVFAEEFGPEREGTR from the coding sequence GTGCCGAAGACTCAGCTGAACGTTCGAGTGGACGAGGCCACCGCCGAGGCGGCGCGGCAGCGCGCGCTGCAGAGGGGGGTGAGCGTGAACCGCTACATAGAGGAACTCGTCAAGCAGGACGCGGGCGAGGTGGGCCATACGTTCGTCGAGGCCGCGGCCGATTTCATGAAGCAGTACGAGTCGGTGTTCGCCGAGGAGTTCGGCCCGGAGCGCGAAGGCACCCGTTGA
- a CDS encoding hemolysin family protein, giving the protein MIVLQLFIGLLTLVANAFFVGAEFALISVRRSQIEPEAEAGNRRARSVIWGLEHVSALLAAAQLGITLCTLVLGIVAEPAIAHLLEPVFDAVGVPHGLVHPLSFVIALSVATYLHMLLGEMVPKNIALAEPARSALLLGPPLVAMARALRPVIFTINAFANALLKLLRVETKDEVSATFSDDELARMVQDAGDAGLVDDRSAQRLHHALELGRRPVRDVVMPVDRVLYARVGTTPEELERLSSESGFSRFPVMDGEQRILGYLHVKDALDATPRDLPFPVSAMRPIARVRAATPLDDVLTALRRSRTHLAAVLDEDGRLAGMVTMEDVLRELVGRPGSR; this is encoded by the coding sequence GTGATCGTTCTCCAGCTCTTCATCGGCCTGCTCACGCTGGTCGCCAATGCCTTCTTCGTCGGCGCCGAGTTCGCCCTGATCTCGGTGCGCCGCAGTCAGATCGAGCCGGAGGCCGAGGCCGGAAACCGGCGGGCCCGCAGTGTCATCTGGGGCCTGGAACACGTCTCCGCGCTCCTCGCCGCCGCCCAGCTCGGCATCACCCTCTGCACCCTGGTGCTGGGCATCGTCGCCGAACCGGCCATCGCGCACCTGCTGGAGCCGGTCTTCGACGCGGTCGGGGTGCCGCACGGGCTGGTGCACCCGCTGTCGTTCGTCATCGCGCTGAGCGTGGCGACCTATCTGCACATGCTGCTCGGCGAGATGGTCCCGAAGAACATCGCCCTGGCCGAACCGGCGCGTTCCGCTCTGCTGCTGGGACCGCCACTGGTGGCCATGGCCCGTGCCCTGCGGCCCGTGATCTTCACCATCAACGCGTTCGCCAACGCCCTGCTCAAGCTGTTGCGGGTGGAGACGAAGGACGAGGTCTCCGCGACGTTCTCCGACGACGAACTGGCCCGGATGGTGCAGGACGCCGGTGACGCGGGACTGGTGGACGACCGCTCGGCGCAACGGCTCCACCACGCTCTGGAGCTGGGCCGCCGTCCGGTACGGGACGTGGTCATGCCGGTCGACCGGGTGCTGTACGCCCGGGTCGGCACGACCCCGGAGGAACTGGAGCGGCTGTCGTCCGAGTCCGGCTTCTCCCGCTTCCCCGTCATGGACGGCGAGCAGCGCATCCTCGGCTACCTCCACGTGAAGGACGCCCTGGACGCGACGCCCCGCGACCTCCCCTTCCCGGTCTCGGCGATGCGGCCGATCGCGCGGGTACGGGCGGCGACCCCGCTGGACGACGTGCTGACCGCACTGCGCCGCAGCCGGACCCATCTGGCGGCCGTGCTCGACGAGGACGGGCGGCTGGCCGGCATGGTCACGATGGAGGACGTCCTCCGCGAACTCGTCGGGCGACCGGGATCCCGCTGA
- the bioD gene encoding dethiobiotin synthase yields MSTILVVSGTGTEIGKTVVTAAVAAAARGRRVAVLKPAQTGLAPGEPGDAAEVARLAGAEVTAVELARFPEPLAPATAARRAGLKPVRPIEVAEAAQKLATEHDLVLVEGAGGLLVRFDDEGGTLADAARLLSAPVLVVAPAGLGTLNATALTAEALRNRGLDCRGVVIGSMPAEPDLAARCNVEDLPAAAGAPLLGAVPAGAGALPAAEFAARAPEWLAPALGGTWAPARY; encoded by the coding sequence ATGTCGACGATTCTGGTGGTGTCCGGTACGGGCACGGAGATCGGCAAGACGGTGGTGACCGCCGCTGTGGCGGCCGCCGCGCGGGGCCGCCGGGTCGCGGTGCTCAAGCCCGCGCAGACCGGGCTGGCCCCCGGTGAGCCGGGTGACGCGGCCGAGGTCGCGCGCCTGGCCGGGGCCGAGGTGACGGCGGTCGAACTGGCCCGCTTCCCGGAGCCGTTGGCCCCGGCCACCGCCGCCCGACGGGCCGGGCTGAAGCCCGTGCGGCCCATCGAGGTGGCCGAGGCGGCGCAGAAGCTGGCCACCGAGCACGATCTCGTGCTGGTGGAGGGTGCGGGCGGGCTGCTCGTACGGTTCGACGACGAGGGCGGCACGCTCGCGGACGCGGCCCGGCTGCTGTCCGCCCCCGTGCTGGTGGTGGCCCCCGCGGGCCTGGGCACGTTGAACGCCACCGCGCTGACGGCGGAGGCGTTGCGGAACCGGGGCCTGGACTGCCGGGGCGTGGTGATCGGCAGCATGCCGGCGGAGCCGGACCTCGCGGCCCGGTGCAACGTCGAGGACCTGCCGGCGGCGGCCGGCGCACCCCTGCTGGGCGCGGTGCCGGCCGGTGCGGGCGCGCTGCCGGCGGCGGAGTTCGCGGCGCGCGCGCCGGAGTGGCTCGCTCCGGCGCTGGGCGGGACCTGGGCCCCGGCCCGGTACTGA
- a CDS encoding LLM class F420-dependent oxidoreductase, with the protein MTRPFRFGVNLMAPTDGAGWRARCRQAEQLGYDVILVPDHLDMPAPFPSLVAAAEATERPRVGTFVLNAGFWNPTLLARETAGTDALASGRLELGIGAGYVRAEHERAAIPFLTPGGRVDHLRRTVEELDRALRDEAYLPAPAQRPRVPLLIGGNGDRVLRLAAEYADTVAFTGAAGNKDGTLSALTADQLEARVDAYRGFSARRESPAELNLLLQLVAVTDDRRSAVRPLLEHMPHLSEDEVLELPIVAVGSARRIADQLREQRERFGFSYLTVLEPAMEAFAPVLEELAGT; encoded by the coding sequence ATGACCAGGCCGTTCCGCTTCGGCGTCAACCTGATGGCCCCCACCGACGGGGCCGGGTGGCGGGCCCGCTGCCGCCAGGCGGAGCAACTCGGCTACGACGTGATCCTGGTCCCGGACCACCTGGACATGCCTGCTCCCTTCCCTTCCCTGGTCGCCGCGGCCGAGGCCACGGAGCGGCCCCGCGTCGGCACCTTCGTCCTGAACGCGGGGTTCTGGAACCCGACCCTCCTCGCCCGCGAGACGGCCGGTACCGACGCGCTCGCCTCGGGCCGTCTGGAGCTGGGCATCGGGGCCGGATACGTCCGCGCGGAACACGAGCGGGCGGCCATCCCGTTCCTGACGCCCGGTGGGCGCGTGGACCATCTGCGCCGCACGGTGGAGGAGCTGGACCGGGCGCTGCGCGACGAGGCGTACCTGCCCGCGCCCGCGCAGCGGCCCCGCGTCCCGCTGCTCATCGGCGGCAACGGAGACCGGGTGCTGCGGCTGGCCGCCGAGTACGCGGACACCGTGGCCTTCACGGGGGCGGCGGGCAACAAGGACGGGACGCTCTCGGCCCTGACCGCGGACCAGCTCGAAGCGCGGGTCGACGCCTACCGGGGCTTCTCCGCACGGCGGGAGAGCCCGGCGGAGCTGAACCTGCTGCTCCAGCTGGTCGCGGTCACCGACGACCGGCGGTCCGCCGTCCGGCCGCTCCTGGAGCACATGCCCCACCTGAGCGAGGACGAGGTGCTGGAGCTGCCGATCGTCGCGGTCGGCAGCGCGCGCCGGATCGCCGACCAGCTGCGGGAGCAGCGCGAGCGGTTCGGGTTCTCGTACCTGACCGTCCTCGAACCGGCGATGGAGGCCTTCGCGCCGGTGCTGGAGGAACTGGCGGGCACCTGA
- a CDS encoding SGNH/GDSL hydrolase family protein — MESNASYSSLVAVGDSFTEGMSDLLPDGSYRGWADVLASRLAARSPGFRYANLAVRGKLIGQIVDEQVEPAAALRPDVVTLVGGLNDTLRPKCDMGMVRGRLEEAVERLAPSCEQLVLMRSPGRSGPVFDRFRPRIEALFALIDDLAGQHGAVVVDLYSAPSLADPRMWDVDRLHLTGEGHRRVAEAVWQALGLPAELDWRARMPATAPPRWAARRTEDIRFARRHLAPWIGRRLTGRSSGDGRRGAQFDAATGRAFWITPADAENPGPVTGWRRAVTPDAAMGTAETG; from the coding sequence ATGGAATCGAATGCCTCCTACAGCAGTCTCGTCGCGGTCGGCGACTCGTTCACCGAGGGCATGTCGGACCTGCTGCCCGACGGCTCGTACCGGGGCTGGGCCGATGTTCTCGCCTCCCGGCTGGCGGCCCGCTCCCCCGGTTTCCGGTACGCGAATCTCGCCGTACGCGGAAAGCTCATCGGCCAGATCGTGGACGAGCAGGTGGAGCCGGCGGCCGCCCTCCGGCCCGATGTCGTCACGCTCGTCGGTGGGCTCAACGACACCCTGCGCCCGAAGTGCGACATGGGGATGGTCCGGGGGCGGCTGGAGGAGGCCGTGGAGCGTCTCGCACCCTCCTGCGAGCAGCTGGTGCTGATGCGCAGCCCCGGCCGCAGCGGGCCGGTGTTCGACCGGTTCCGTCCCCGGATCGAGGCGCTGTTCGCCCTGATCGACGATCTGGCCGGGCAGCACGGGGCCGTCGTGGTGGACCTCTACTCGGCGCCCTCGCTCGCCGACCCCCGGATGTGGGACGTCGACCGGCTGCACCTCACCGGCGAAGGGCACCGGCGCGTCGCCGAGGCCGTCTGGCAGGCCCTGGGGCTGCCCGCCGAGCTGGACTGGCGTGCGCGGATGCCCGCGACCGCGCCGCCGCGCTGGGCGGCCCGGCGCACCGAGGACATCCGCTTCGCGCGGCGGCACCTGGCCCCCTGGATCGGGCGGCGGCTCACCGGCCGTTCCTCCGGCGACGGACGCCGGGGCGCGCAGTTCGACGCCGCGACGGGCCGGGCCTTCTGGATCACCCCCGCGGACGCGGAGAATCCGGGTCCGGTGACGGGATGGCGGCGTGCCGTGACGCCCGACGCCGCGATGGGCACCGCGGAGACCGGCTGA
- a CDS encoding hemolysin family protein, whose translation MIEVLLLFIALLLCLACGAFVAAEFSLTTVERSELERAVERGDRGASSALKAVRGLTFQLSGAQLGITVTNLVIGMLSEPSIAALIRGPVEAAGLPPAAASTLALVIGTALSTVVLMVVGELVPKNWAISSQLAVAKAVATPQRVFTAVFRPFISHLNNTANRIVRRFGLEPTEELASARSPQELVALARHSAKEGALEADTAELFVRTLNLSELTAENVMTPRVQVTALEVHATAEDVANATRATGLSRFPVYRGSLDTVVGVAHIKDVLAIPADRRPRTRVSELLREPLLVPETLTVDKLLDRLSGKLAMAVVIDEYGGTAGVATLEDIVEEVVGEVRDEHDPHETPDLAAAGEDADGRALWSADGAARTDQLRRIGLRVPDGPYETLAGLIAAELGRIPTVDDSIELEGWRIDVVDASGRRAARAMLHAPLPGSEDGTEDER comes from the coding sequence ATGATCGAAGTCCTTCTGCTGTTCATCGCCCTGCTGCTCTGCCTCGCCTGCGGCGCGTTCGTCGCGGCGGAGTTCTCGCTGACCACGGTGGAGCGCAGCGAGCTCGAACGGGCCGTCGAGCGGGGGGACCGGGGCGCTTCGAGCGCGCTCAAGGCCGTCCGCGGCCTCACCTTCCAGCTCTCGGGGGCCCAGCTCGGCATCACCGTCACCAACCTGGTGATCGGCATGCTCTCCGAACCGTCCATCGCCGCACTCATCCGGGGTCCGGTCGAGGCGGCGGGGCTGCCTCCGGCGGCGGCGTCCACCCTGGCGCTCGTCATCGGTACGGCGCTGTCCACGGTGGTCCTGATGGTCGTCGGCGAGCTGGTCCCGAAGAACTGGGCGATCTCCTCCCAGCTGGCCGTGGCCAAGGCGGTGGCCACTCCGCAGCGGGTGTTCACCGCGGTGTTCCGGCCCTTCATCAGCCACCTCAACAACACCGCCAACCGGATCGTGCGCCGCTTCGGCCTGGAGCCGACCGAGGAGCTGGCCTCCGCCCGCAGCCCGCAGGAGCTGGTGGCGCTGGCCCGGCACTCGGCGAAGGAGGGGGCGCTGGAGGCGGACACGGCGGAGCTGTTCGTCCGCACCCTGAACCTCTCGGAGCTGACCGCGGAGAACGTGATGACCCCGCGCGTCCAGGTGACCGCGCTGGAGGTGCACGCGACGGCCGAGGACGTCGCCAACGCCACCCGCGCGACCGGTCTGTCCCGCTTCCCCGTCTACCGGGGCAGCCTGGACACGGTGGTCGGCGTGGCCCACATCAAGGACGTCCTGGCGATCCCCGCCGACCGCCGCCCCCGTACCCGCGTCTCGGAGCTGCTGCGTGAGCCCCTGCTCGTACCGGAGACGCTCACCGTGGACAAGCTGCTGGACCGGTTGTCCGGCAAGCTCGCCATGGCCGTGGTGATCGACGAGTACGGCGGTACGGCCGGGGTCGCGACGCTGGAGGACATCGTGGAGGAAGTCGTCGGCGAGGTCCGCGACGAGCACGATCCGCACGAGACGCCCGACCTCGCCGCCGCCGGTGAGGACGCCGACGGCCGCGCCCTGTGGTCGGCCGACGGGGCGGCGCGCACCGATCAGCTCCGCCGGATCGGACTGCGGGTGCCGGACGGGCCCTACGAGACCCTGGCGGGGCTCATCGCCGCCGAGCTGGGCCGGATCCCCACGGTGGACGACAGCATCGAGCTGGAGGGGTGGCGGATCGACGTGGTGGACGCGTCGGGACGCCGTGCCGCGCGGGCCATGCTGCACGCCCCGCTGCCGGGGTCCGAGGACGGAACGGAGGACGAGCGGTGA
- the purB gene encoding adenylosuccinate lyase, which produces MSAKPRIPNVLAGRYASAELAVLWSPEQKVKLERQLWLAVLRAQKDLGIEVPDGAPADYERVLDQVDLASIAEREKITRHDVKARIEEFNALAGHEQVHKGMTSRDLTENVEQLQIRLSLELMRDRTVAVLARLGKLAAEYRELVIAGRSHNVAAQATTLGKRFATAADELLVAYGRLEDLLSRYPLRGIKGPVGTAQDMLDLLGGDADKLADLEQRIAAHLGFSEAFTSVGQVYPRSLDYDVVTALVQLAAAPSSVAKTIRLMAGHELVTEGFKPGQVGSSAMPHKMNTRSCERVNGLMVILRGYASMTGELAGDQWNEGDVSCSVVRRVALPDAFFAFDGLLETFLTVLDEFGAFPAVVARELDRYLPFLATTKVLMGAVRAGVGREVAHEAIKENAVASALAMREQGAERNELLDRLAADERIPLDRAQLDELMADKLSFTGAAGDQVTSLIARIEKIAEQHPEAAGYAPGSIL; this is translated from the coding sequence GTGTCTGCGAAGCCTCGCATCCCCAATGTCCTGGCCGGCCGCTACGCCTCCGCGGAGCTGGCCGTCCTCTGGTCCCCCGAGCAGAAGGTGAAGCTGGAGCGTCAGCTGTGGCTGGCGGTGCTGCGCGCTCAGAAGGACCTCGGGATCGAGGTGCCCGACGGGGCGCCGGCCGACTACGAGCGCGTGCTCGACCAGGTGGACCTGGCCTCCATCGCCGAGCGCGAGAAGATCACCCGGCACGACGTGAAGGCCCGGATCGAGGAGTTCAACGCCCTCGCCGGCCATGAGCAGGTCCACAAGGGCATGACCTCACGGGACCTGACGGAGAACGTCGAGCAGCTGCAGATCCGCCTCTCGCTGGAGCTGATGCGCGACCGCACGGTCGCCGTGCTCGCCCGGCTCGGCAAGCTCGCCGCGGAGTACCGCGAGCTGGTGATCGCCGGACGCTCGCACAACGTCGCCGCGCAGGCCACGACGCTGGGCAAGCGGTTCGCGACCGCGGCCGACGAACTGCTGGTCGCCTACGGCCGCCTGGAGGACCTGCTCTCGCGCTACCCGCTGCGCGGGATCAAGGGCCCGGTCGGCACGGCGCAGGACATGCTGGACCTGCTGGGCGGCGACGCGGACAAGCTCGCCGACCTGGAGCAGCGCATCGCCGCCCACCTCGGCTTCTCCGAGGCCTTCACCTCGGTCGGCCAGGTCTACCCCCGGTCGCTCGACTACGACGTGGTCACCGCCCTGGTGCAGCTCGCCGCGGCTCCCTCCTCGGTGGCCAAGACCATCCGGCTGATGGCCGGCCACGAGCTGGTGACCGAGGGCTTCAAGCCCGGCCAGGTCGGCTCGTCCGCGATGCCGCACAAGATGAACACGCGCTCCTGCGAGCGGGTGAACGGCCTGATGGTGATCCTGCGCGGCTACGCCTCGATGACGGGCGAGCTGGCGGGCGACCAGTGGAACGAGGGCGACGTGTCCTGCTCCGTGGTCCGCCGGGTGGCGCTCCCGGACGCGTTCTTCGCCTTCGACGGCCTGCTGGAGACCTTCCTGACGGTGCTGGACGAGTTCGGCGCGTTCCCCGCCGTCGTGGCGCGCGAGCTGGACCGTTACCTCCCGTTCCTGGCGACCACCAAGGTCCTGATGGGCGCGGTGCGGGCCGGAGTGGGCCGCGAGGTCGCGCACGAGGCGATCAAGGAGAACGCGGTCGCCTCCGCCCTCGCGATGCGGGAGCAGGGCGCCGAGCGGAACGAGCTGCTGGACAGGCTCGCCGCGGACGAGCGGATTCCGCTGGACCGGGCGCAGTTGGACGAGCTGATGGCCGACAAGCTCTCGTTCACGGGTGCGGCCGGCGACCAGGTGACCTCGCTGATCGCCCGGATCGAGAAGATCGCCGAGCAGCACCCGGAGGCCGCGGGCTACGCTCCCGGCTCGATCCTCTGA